The Falco naumanni isolate bFalNau1 chromosome 1, bFalNau1.pat, whole genome shotgun sequence genome window below encodes:
- the SSH2 gene encoding protein phosphatase Slingshot homolog 2 isoform X1: MALVTVQRSPTPSATSSPCASEADSGEEECRSQPRSISESFLTVKGAALFLPRGNGSSTPRISHRRNKHAGDLQQHLQAMFILLRPEDNIRLAVRLESTYQNRTRYMVVVSTNGRQDTEESIVLGMDFSSNDSSTCTMGLVLPLWSDTLIHLDGDGGFSVSTDNRVHIFKPVSVQAMWSALQSLHKACEVARINNYYPGSLFLTWVSYYESHINSDQSSVNEWNAMQDVQSHRPDSPALFTDVPTERERTERLIKTKLREIMMQKDLENITSKEIRTELEMQMVCNLREFKEFIDNEMIVILGQMDSPTQIFDHVFLGSEWNASNLEDLQNRGVRYILNVTREIDNFFPGLFEYHNIRVYDEEATDLLAYWNDTYKFISKAKKTGSKCLVHCKMGVSRSASTVIAYAMKEYGWNLDRAYDYVKERRTVTKPNPSFMRQLEEYQGILLASKQRHNKLWRSHSDSDLSDHHEPICKPGLELNKKEITTSADQISEAKTNDNQQPMSPIYSAELDREQQLPEDANMIEEMCVKEGRIHLEFTCRDFHAEQMEDKLNLNNINGCTAGCCVDSVPPDNCHASEALMQLQHPLEITEFPDLTVDDLEKDALKPDMNVHLVPMEEFTSCLKDFPQSPNQNSPSLHQNPQPAVTDLSTDRIDFFSALEKFVELSQESRSRTCSHSRAEEQGSGRNGVSRVPVLEVSPAADGGVDARRNSSGNSPQASDDSSTDEEQQKEVPELPSTGHLTRSHSENAISVKEIITEIESINQGAGPAQQKEGSANLAQTPKRNTVHDLPVEAIWASEKVEQSEGASAGHQEKEKDLLQAEQEAAPSLQAASGKSDLEEGSPGGEQQESHGSINPKPKWCPGSVRRATLEFEERLRQEQEHQHASPVCVLPTRKNSRNDSPAAELLLRGKSEELPLELAPEGDKVQGPGTEELLPPPGAGLPAPLASPALESSPAEPSPEQGGMAQECRTVVSFDGTEEPSLPSLPAKRIEIIEYAPPVKSAERPDASCEQSGLATAIPSLDENLNPSLCSEKAPTCLRALTLVNLSLPEHAVHKQATSTAGSPSKEGAGLSVHLGAASPSAQVTSTPSASLDRSSYPYVIHLEGVTEQSTGTDDEPVTPCGVEGDATLPFRDEPKPLCRGGAGTSRQLSGKDFTSQCAENMDLVDISFLCYGLPHSSSSRSVEERSNSPGLVKQRAKEIEARIRHAGLTTPSHMKRSASLAKLDCLDLSKDDLSERESASSDANPVLLTCVALSRGFREGSLERGSESACGKHRLSSPEPAKHFVEQLRTAECIAQSKPVERPLAQYAKECGSSQQSLFSGTDPTWTSSEESPPLLQVQVLDSLSLARGLAVAPRQQHGRTHPLRRLKKTNDKKRTTNPLYNTM, translated from the exons CATCAGCGAAAGCTTCCTCACTGTGAAAGGTGCAGCGCTCTTCCTGCCACGAGGGAATGGGTCATCTACTCCCAGGATCAGTCACAGGCGCAACAAGCATGCAG GGGAtctccagcagcacctgcaggcCATGTTCATACTGCTCCGCCCAGAAGACAACATCAGACTG GCTGTAAGACTGGAAAGTACCTACCAGAACCGCACTAGATACATGGTGGTAGTGTCCACCAACGGCAGACAAGACACCGAAGAGAGCATTGTCCTAGGAATGGATTTCTCTTCCAATGACAG TAGCACTTGTACAATGGGCTTGGTGCTGCCGCTGTGGAGTGACACCTTGATCCACCTGGATGGGGATGG AGGCTTCAGCGTATCAACAGATAACAGGGTTCATATATTCAAGCCAGTGTCTGTACAGGCAATGTG gTCTGCTCTGCAGAGTTTACATAAAGCTTGTGAGGTGGCACGGATCAACAATTACTACCCAGGGAGCCTCTTCCTCACATGGGTCAGTTACTATGAGAGCCATATCAACTCGGACCAGTCATCAGTCAACGAGTGGAATGCCATGCAAGATGTCCAGTCCCACCGGCCCGACTCGCCCGCCCTCTTCACTGACGT CCCAACTGAGCGGGAGCGCACGGAACGGCTAATTAAAACTAAGTTAAGGGAGATCATGATGCAGAAAGATCTGGAGAACATCACGTCAAAAGAG aTACGCACGGAGCTGGAGATGCAGATGGTCTGTAACCTGCGAGAGTTCAAAGAGTTCATTGACAATGAAATGATAGTGATCCTTGGGCAGATGGACAGCCCCACGCAGATATTTGATCATGTCTTTTTG GGCTCGGAATGGAATGCCTCCAATTTGGAAGATTTGCAGAACAGAGG GGTGCGGTATATTTTGAATGTGACTCGAGAGATAGATAACTTCTTCCCTGGGCTCTTTGAATACCATAATATTCGGGTATATGATGAAGAAGCAACAGATCTTCTGGCTTACTGGAATGACACTTACAAATTCATCTCCAAGGCAAA GAAAACCGGTTCTAAGTGTCTGGTGCACTGCAAGATGGGAGTGAGCCGCTCGGCATCCACGGTGATCGCCTACGCCATGAAGGAGTACGGCTGGAACCTGGACAGGGCTTATGACTACGTGAAGGAACGGCGCACCGTCACCAAGCCCAACCCCAGCTTTATGCGACAGCTGGAGGAATATCAAGGGATCCTGCTGGCCAG cAAACAGCGGCACAATAAACTGTGGCGCTCGCATTCAGACAGCGACCTCTCAGACCATCACGAGCCCATCTGCAagccagggctggagctgaACAAAAAGGAGATCACCACCTCGGCCGACCAGATCTCAGAGGCAAAGACCAACGACAACCAGCAGCCGATGTCTCCCATCTACTCAGCTGAGCTAgacagggagcagcagctcccagaggaTGCAAACATGATCGAGGAGATGTGTGTGAAGGAGGGAAGGATCCACCTAGAGTTTACGTGTCGAGATTTCCACGCTGAGCAGATGGAGGACAAGCTGAACCTGAACAACATCAATGGCTGTACAGCAGGATGTTGTGTAGACTCTGTCCCCCCCGATAACTGCCATGCTTCTGAGGCCTTAATGCAACTCCAGCACCCCTTGGAAATAACAGAGTTTCCTGATTTGACGGTGGATGATCTAGAAAAAGATGCTCTTAAGCCTGATATGAACGTGCACTTGGTTCCCATGGAAGAATTCACTTCGTGCTTAAAAGACTTTCCCCAATCCCCAAACCAAAATTCACCGAGTCTCCACCAGAATCCCCAGCCCGCAGTGACAGACCTCAGTACAGACAGGATTGATTTCTTCAGTGCTTTGGAGAAATTTGTGGAGCTTTCCCAGGAGAGCCGGTCACGCACCTGCTCCCATTCCAGGGCAGAGGAGCAAGGGAGTGGAAGGAATGGGGTCTCCAGGGTGCCTGTGCTGGAAGTGTCGCCTGCTGCAGATGGGGGTGTAGACGCTCGAAGGAACAGCTCTGGAAACTCTCCTCAGGCATCGGATGACTCTTCTACAGATGAAGAACAACAAAAG GAGGTCCCCGAGCTGCCTAGCACAGGCCATCTCACGAGATCCCACTCGGAAAATGCCATTTCTGTGAAGGAAATTATCACAGAGATTGAGTCAATCAACCAGGGAGCAGGACCAGCCCAGCAGAAAGAGGGTTCGGCCAACCTCGCCCAGACACCAAAGAGGAACACGGTGCATGACCTGCCAGTGGAGGCCATTTGGGCATCTGAAAAGGTGGAACAGAGTGAAGGAGCCAGTGCTGGACaccaggaaaaggagaaggaccTTCTACAAGCTGAGCAAGaagctgccccctccctgcaggcagcttcTGGTAAATCAGATCTGGAGGAAGGCAGCCCAGGGGGGGAGCAGCAAGAGTCTCACGGCTCCATCAACCCCAAGCCCAAGTGGTGCCCCGGCTCTGTCCGGCGAGCCACCCTGGAGTTCGAGGAGCGCTTGAGACAGGAGCAGGAGCACCAGCATGCGTCCCCAGTCTGTGTCTTACCCACCCGCAAGAACTCCAGAAATGACTCTCCCGCTGCCGAGCTCCTGCTGCGGGGGAAGAGCGAGGAGCTGCCCCTGGAGCTGGCTCCGGAGGGTGACAAGGTGCAGGGTCCAGGCACTGAGGAGCTGCTGCCGcctcctggggcagggctgcctgcaccccttGCCTCCCCTGCACTCGAGTCCTCacctgcagagcccagcccagagcagggaGGAATGGCACAAGAGTGCAGGACAGTGGTGTCATTTGATGGGACAGAGGAgccatccctgccctccctccccgcaAAGAGAATCGAAATCATTGAATATGCTCCCCCGGTCAAATCTGCAGAGCGCCCCGATGCAAGCTGTGAGCAGAGCGGGCTGGCCACAGCCATCCCGTCTTTAGATGAAAACTTGAACCCTTCATTGTGCTCAGAGAAGGCACCAACCTGTCTCCGAGCTCTGACGCTGGTAAATCTCTCGCTGCCGGAGCACGCGGTACACAAGCAGGCCACCTCCACTGCGGGCAGCCCCAGCAAGGAGGGTGCTGGGTTATCTGTTCACCTCggtgctgcttctccctctgcccaggTGACCTCCACACCTTCAGCCAGCCTGGATCGCTCTTCTTACCCCTACGTAATTCACCTGGAAGGTGTCACAGAGCAGAGCACGGGTACAGACGATGAGCCGGTCACACCATGTGGCGTTGAGGGAGACGCGACTCTCCCATTCAGGGACGAACCCAAGCCTCTCTGCAGGGGTGGTGCTGGCACCTCGAGGCAGCTGAGCGGCAAGGACTTCACCAGCCAATGTGCTGAAAACATGGACCTTGTGGACATCTCTTTCTTGTGTTACGGCCTCCCTCACAGCTCCAGTAGCCGCAGCGTGGAGGAGCGCAGCAACAGCCCCGGGCTGGTCAAGCAGCGAGCGAAGGAAATAGAGGCTCGGATCCGGCACGCGGGGCTCACCACACCCTCCCACATGAAACGCTCGGCATCTTTGGCCAAACTGGACTGCCTGGACCTCTCCAAGGACGACTTATCCGAGAGGGAATCGGCCTCTTCTGATGCCAACCCGGTGCTTCTCACCTGCGTTGCCCTCAGTCGAGGCTTTCGCGAGGGGAGTTTGGAGAGGGGCTCGGAAAGCGCGTGCGGAAAGCATCGCCTTTCCTCCCCGGAGCCCGCTAAGCATTTTGTGGAACAGCTCAGAACAGCCGAGTGCATTGCCCAGAGCAAACCGGTGGAGAGGCCGCTAGCTCAGTACGCCAAAGAGTGCGGCTCCAGCCAGCAGAGTTTGTTTTCCGGCACGGATCCGACGTGGACTAGCTCCGAGGAGAGTCCCCCGCTGCTCCAGGTGCAGGTCCTGGACTCCTTGTCTCTGGCTCGTGGTCTGGCTGTTGCACCCCGGCAGCAGCACGGGAGAACTCACCCTCTGAGGAGGCTCAAAAAGACCAATGATAAAAAGCGGACAACCAATCCCCTCTACAATACTATGTGA
- the SSH2 gene encoding protein phosphatase Slingshot homolog 2 isoform X2, producing MIPYFSDNAVISQGAIAQLISESFLTVKGAALFLPRGNGSSTPRISHRRNKHAGDLQQHLQAMFILLRPEDNIRLAVRLESTYQNRTRYMVVVSTNGRQDTEESIVLGMDFSSNDSSTCTMGLVLPLWSDTLIHLDGDGGFSVSTDNRVHIFKPVSVQAMWSALQSLHKACEVARINNYYPGSLFLTWVSYYESHINSDQSSVNEWNAMQDVQSHRPDSPALFTDVPTERERTERLIKTKLREIMMQKDLENITSKEIRTELEMQMVCNLREFKEFIDNEMIVILGQMDSPTQIFDHVFLGSEWNASNLEDLQNRGVRYILNVTREIDNFFPGLFEYHNIRVYDEEATDLLAYWNDTYKFISKAKKTGSKCLVHCKMGVSRSASTVIAYAMKEYGWNLDRAYDYVKERRTVTKPNPSFMRQLEEYQGILLASKQRHNKLWRSHSDSDLSDHHEPICKPGLELNKKEITTSADQISEAKTNDNQQPMSPIYSAELDREQQLPEDANMIEEMCVKEGRIHLEFTCRDFHAEQMEDKLNLNNINGCTAGCCVDSVPPDNCHASEALMQLQHPLEITEFPDLTVDDLEKDALKPDMNVHLVPMEEFTSCLKDFPQSPNQNSPSLHQNPQPAVTDLSTDRIDFFSALEKFVELSQESRSRTCSHSRAEEQGSGRNGVSRVPVLEVSPAADGGVDARRNSSGNSPQASDDSSTDEEQQKEVPELPSTGHLTRSHSENAISVKEIITEIESINQGAGPAQQKEGSANLAQTPKRNTVHDLPVEAIWASEKVEQSEGASAGHQEKEKDLLQAEQEAAPSLQAASGKSDLEEGSPGGEQQESHGSINPKPKWCPGSVRRATLEFEERLRQEQEHQHASPVCVLPTRKNSRNDSPAAELLLRGKSEELPLELAPEGDKVQGPGTEELLPPPGAGLPAPLASPALESSPAEPSPEQGGMAQECRTVVSFDGTEEPSLPSLPAKRIEIIEYAPPVKSAERPDASCEQSGLATAIPSLDENLNPSLCSEKAPTCLRALTLVNLSLPEHAVHKQATSTAGSPSKEGAGLSVHLGAASPSAQVTSTPSASLDRSSYPYVIHLEGVTEQSTGTDDEPVTPCGVEGDATLPFRDEPKPLCRGGAGTSRQLSGKDFTSQCAENMDLVDISFLCYGLPHSSSSRSVEERSNSPGLVKQRAKEIEARIRHAGLTTPSHMKRSASLAKLDCLDLSKDDLSERESASSDANPVLLTCVALSRGFREGSLERGSESACGKHRLSSPEPAKHFVEQLRTAECIAQSKPVERPLAQYAKECGSSQQSLFSGTDPTWTSSEESPPLLQVQVLDSLSLARGLAVAPRQQHGRTHPLRRLKKTNDKKRTTNPLYNTM from the exons CATCAGCGAAAGCTTCCTCACTGTGAAAGGTGCAGCGCTCTTCCTGCCACGAGGGAATGGGTCATCTACTCCCAGGATCAGTCACAGGCGCAACAAGCATGCAG GGGAtctccagcagcacctgcaggcCATGTTCATACTGCTCCGCCCAGAAGACAACATCAGACTG GCTGTAAGACTGGAAAGTACCTACCAGAACCGCACTAGATACATGGTGGTAGTGTCCACCAACGGCAGACAAGACACCGAAGAGAGCATTGTCCTAGGAATGGATTTCTCTTCCAATGACAG TAGCACTTGTACAATGGGCTTGGTGCTGCCGCTGTGGAGTGACACCTTGATCCACCTGGATGGGGATGG AGGCTTCAGCGTATCAACAGATAACAGGGTTCATATATTCAAGCCAGTGTCTGTACAGGCAATGTG gTCTGCTCTGCAGAGTTTACATAAAGCTTGTGAGGTGGCACGGATCAACAATTACTACCCAGGGAGCCTCTTCCTCACATGGGTCAGTTACTATGAGAGCCATATCAACTCGGACCAGTCATCAGTCAACGAGTGGAATGCCATGCAAGATGTCCAGTCCCACCGGCCCGACTCGCCCGCCCTCTTCACTGACGT CCCAACTGAGCGGGAGCGCACGGAACGGCTAATTAAAACTAAGTTAAGGGAGATCATGATGCAGAAAGATCTGGAGAACATCACGTCAAAAGAG aTACGCACGGAGCTGGAGATGCAGATGGTCTGTAACCTGCGAGAGTTCAAAGAGTTCATTGACAATGAAATGATAGTGATCCTTGGGCAGATGGACAGCCCCACGCAGATATTTGATCATGTCTTTTTG GGCTCGGAATGGAATGCCTCCAATTTGGAAGATTTGCAGAACAGAGG GGTGCGGTATATTTTGAATGTGACTCGAGAGATAGATAACTTCTTCCCTGGGCTCTTTGAATACCATAATATTCGGGTATATGATGAAGAAGCAACAGATCTTCTGGCTTACTGGAATGACACTTACAAATTCATCTCCAAGGCAAA GAAAACCGGTTCTAAGTGTCTGGTGCACTGCAAGATGGGAGTGAGCCGCTCGGCATCCACGGTGATCGCCTACGCCATGAAGGAGTACGGCTGGAACCTGGACAGGGCTTATGACTACGTGAAGGAACGGCGCACCGTCACCAAGCCCAACCCCAGCTTTATGCGACAGCTGGAGGAATATCAAGGGATCCTGCTGGCCAG cAAACAGCGGCACAATAAACTGTGGCGCTCGCATTCAGACAGCGACCTCTCAGACCATCACGAGCCCATCTGCAagccagggctggagctgaACAAAAAGGAGATCACCACCTCGGCCGACCAGATCTCAGAGGCAAAGACCAACGACAACCAGCAGCCGATGTCTCCCATCTACTCAGCTGAGCTAgacagggagcagcagctcccagaggaTGCAAACATGATCGAGGAGATGTGTGTGAAGGAGGGAAGGATCCACCTAGAGTTTACGTGTCGAGATTTCCACGCTGAGCAGATGGAGGACAAGCTGAACCTGAACAACATCAATGGCTGTACAGCAGGATGTTGTGTAGACTCTGTCCCCCCCGATAACTGCCATGCTTCTGAGGCCTTAATGCAACTCCAGCACCCCTTGGAAATAACAGAGTTTCCTGATTTGACGGTGGATGATCTAGAAAAAGATGCTCTTAAGCCTGATATGAACGTGCACTTGGTTCCCATGGAAGAATTCACTTCGTGCTTAAAAGACTTTCCCCAATCCCCAAACCAAAATTCACCGAGTCTCCACCAGAATCCCCAGCCCGCAGTGACAGACCTCAGTACAGACAGGATTGATTTCTTCAGTGCTTTGGAGAAATTTGTGGAGCTTTCCCAGGAGAGCCGGTCACGCACCTGCTCCCATTCCAGGGCAGAGGAGCAAGGGAGTGGAAGGAATGGGGTCTCCAGGGTGCCTGTGCTGGAAGTGTCGCCTGCTGCAGATGGGGGTGTAGACGCTCGAAGGAACAGCTCTGGAAACTCTCCTCAGGCATCGGATGACTCTTCTACAGATGAAGAACAACAAAAG GAGGTCCCCGAGCTGCCTAGCACAGGCCATCTCACGAGATCCCACTCGGAAAATGCCATTTCTGTGAAGGAAATTATCACAGAGATTGAGTCAATCAACCAGGGAGCAGGACCAGCCCAGCAGAAAGAGGGTTCGGCCAACCTCGCCCAGACACCAAAGAGGAACACGGTGCATGACCTGCCAGTGGAGGCCATTTGGGCATCTGAAAAGGTGGAACAGAGTGAAGGAGCCAGTGCTGGACaccaggaaaaggagaaggaccTTCTACAAGCTGAGCAAGaagctgccccctccctgcaggcagcttcTGGTAAATCAGATCTGGAGGAAGGCAGCCCAGGGGGGGAGCAGCAAGAGTCTCACGGCTCCATCAACCCCAAGCCCAAGTGGTGCCCCGGCTCTGTCCGGCGAGCCACCCTGGAGTTCGAGGAGCGCTTGAGACAGGAGCAGGAGCACCAGCATGCGTCCCCAGTCTGTGTCTTACCCACCCGCAAGAACTCCAGAAATGACTCTCCCGCTGCCGAGCTCCTGCTGCGGGGGAAGAGCGAGGAGCTGCCCCTGGAGCTGGCTCCGGAGGGTGACAAGGTGCAGGGTCCAGGCACTGAGGAGCTGCTGCCGcctcctggggcagggctgcctgcaccccttGCCTCCCCTGCACTCGAGTCCTCacctgcagagcccagcccagagcagggaGGAATGGCACAAGAGTGCAGGACAGTGGTGTCATTTGATGGGACAGAGGAgccatccctgccctccctccccgcaAAGAGAATCGAAATCATTGAATATGCTCCCCCGGTCAAATCTGCAGAGCGCCCCGATGCAAGCTGTGAGCAGAGCGGGCTGGCCACAGCCATCCCGTCTTTAGATGAAAACTTGAACCCTTCATTGTGCTCAGAGAAGGCACCAACCTGTCTCCGAGCTCTGACGCTGGTAAATCTCTCGCTGCCGGAGCACGCGGTACACAAGCAGGCCACCTCCACTGCGGGCAGCCCCAGCAAGGAGGGTGCTGGGTTATCTGTTCACCTCggtgctgcttctccctctgcccaggTGACCTCCACACCTTCAGCCAGCCTGGATCGCTCTTCTTACCCCTACGTAATTCACCTGGAAGGTGTCACAGAGCAGAGCACGGGTACAGACGATGAGCCGGTCACACCATGTGGCGTTGAGGGAGACGCGACTCTCCCATTCAGGGACGAACCCAAGCCTCTCTGCAGGGGTGGTGCTGGCACCTCGAGGCAGCTGAGCGGCAAGGACTTCACCAGCCAATGTGCTGAAAACATGGACCTTGTGGACATCTCTTTCTTGTGTTACGGCCTCCCTCACAGCTCCAGTAGCCGCAGCGTGGAGGAGCGCAGCAACAGCCCCGGGCTGGTCAAGCAGCGAGCGAAGGAAATAGAGGCTCGGATCCGGCACGCGGGGCTCACCACACCCTCCCACATGAAACGCTCGGCATCTTTGGCCAAACTGGACTGCCTGGACCTCTCCAAGGACGACTTATCCGAGAGGGAATCGGCCTCTTCTGATGCCAACCCGGTGCTTCTCACCTGCGTTGCCCTCAGTCGAGGCTTTCGCGAGGGGAGTTTGGAGAGGGGCTCGGAAAGCGCGTGCGGAAAGCATCGCCTTTCCTCCCCGGAGCCCGCTAAGCATTTTGTGGAACAGCTCAGAACAGCCGAGTGCATTGCCCAGAGCAAACCGGTGGAGAGGCCGCTAGCTCAGTACGCCAAAGAGTGCGGCTCCAGCCAGCAGAGTTTGTTTTCCGGCACGGATCCGACGTGGACTAGCTCCGAGGAGAGTCCCCCGCTGCTCCAGGTGCAGGTCCTGGACTCCTTGTCTCTGGCTCGTGGTCTGGCTGTTGCACCCCGGCAGCAGCACGGGAGAACTCACCCTCTGAGGAGGCTCAAAAAGACCAATGATAAAAAGCGGACAACCAATCCCCTCTACAATACTATGTGA